TTTATCCATCCAGATGATCGGGTGTTATTTCACCAAACCGGAGAAAGCATTTGGGCCGGGCGGCCAATTGTCAGGGAACTCCGAATGGTCACGATCCAAGGCCAAATTCGATGGGTTCGCGACCACGTTCGGCCCATTCTGGATTCGAACCAGCACCTTGTCCGGATTATCGGAGCCACCCAGGACATCACGGAGCAAAAGTTTGCCATCGAAGCACTCCGTCGAAGTGAAGCCCAAATTCGTCAGATTATTGATGTTATTCCCGGAGCCGTCTTCCAGCTTCAGGAAACCGAGAACCAGCCTCCTGTTTTTTCATTTGTCAGCGCCCAGGCGTATGACCTGCTGGGATGGTCAACTCAAGAAATTCGCCAGCTCCCCATCCTTGGGCATCCCCTTATTCATGCGGATGACCTGGAACTGGCATATCGGACTTACCTTGAGGCCCGCCAGGCCAGCACGACTTTCGATCTTGAATTTCGAATCCTGACCCGCTCCCAGGCTTATAAGTGGGTTCGAACCTGTGCCGTTCCTCTGAAGAAATCGCCCCAGGTCGTCGAATGGGTGGGGATTTCGTTTGATATTTCCCGCCAAAAAGAGAATGAGGATGACCTCCGGTATCACCGCGAACTGTTTGAAACAATTTATACCAGTTCGACGGACGCCATTTTTTTGGCCGACACTCAAACTGATTGTATTATTGATTGTAACCAGCGTGGGGTTGAGTTATTTGAATACCCAAACAAAACGGACATGATTGGGCTCCGGACACAAACCTTGCATAAAACCCCGCTCCCGGAGGTTGAGAATCTCAACCTCCGGAGTGAGATTCAGGGTGGTCAGACTGCGACATCTGAATTTGAATATGTTACCAGCTCTGGCCGGGTGTTTTGGGGGAGCCTGGCAATTAAAATGATTTCAGTTGGCGGCAAGCGGCTCAATCTGGTCCGCATCACGGATATCACAAATCGCAAGCGAATTGAGGAAGAGCAATACAAAATCGCCAAACTGGAATCGCTTGGGGTTTTGGCAGGGGGGATTGCACACGATTTTAATAATTTACTCACCGCAATTATTGGTAACGTCGAACTCGTCAGAAGTTTTGTCACCAATCCCCAAAAAGTGCTTGCCCGCCTGGATGCCGTTCAACGGGCCAGTGATCGGGCGAAAGGTCTGGCCCGGCAATTACTGACCTTTGCCAAGGGCGGTGTGCCGGTGCGGGAAATTACCAGTTTGGAGCATTTTGTTCGGGACACGATTGTGTTTTCCCTGCATGGTTCGAACATTCATGCCTCGTTTGAGTTTGACCCTAATTTATGGCTCGCCGAGATTGATCCTGGGCAAATGGGGCAGGTTTTTCAAAATCTGGCCCTCAATGCCCGTGACGCCATGCCGATGGGTGGTGAGCTTCGGGTTCAAGGGGAAAACATCGTCCTGGCCGAAACTGGCCAGTACCCGCTCACCCCAGGGACCTATATCAAGATTTCCGTCATTGACCATGGGATTGGAATTAACCCTGAACACTTACCCAAAATTTTTGACCCCTATTTTTCAACCAAGGAAACCGGGCATGGGTTGGGGCTGGCGATTGCTTACTTTGTGGTCAAGAAACACAATGGGTATATAACAGTTCGATCAGAGGCCGGGATTGGGACACAATTTGATATTTTTCTCCCTGCCAGCGGAAATTCAGAAAAACCTGATCCTTCTCGTTTACTCACTGACTCAACTGCACTGAAACCATTGAATTCAAAACGGATATTGATCATGGACGATGAGGAAATCGTCCGTGAAACCACGCGTGAAATGTTAGAAGCACTTGGCTATGAAATTGAGGTAACCAGGGATGGAATTGAGGCGATTGTGTGTTATGGAAAAGCACTGGAGGCTCGTCGGCCCTTTTCAGGGGTCATTTTAGACTTGACGGTTCCTGGAAGTATGGGTGGACAGGAGACGCTGGTGAAATTACGGTTGATTGACCCGCAGGTGAAAGCAATCGTGTGCAGCGGGTATTCAAATGATCCGATTCTGGCTGATTGTACCCGCTATGGGTTTAGCGGAAAACTGGTCAAGCCATTCTCTTTGACAAGCCTTGAAGAAGCCTGCCGCGTCTTTGCGGTTCCGGATTCCAGGGGATCAGACCAGGTTTAAAAAAAGAAAAACCCCTGTTGAAAACAGGGGTTAATTGAAAGTAAAT
This DNA window, taken from Acidobacteriota bacterium, encodes the following:
- a CDS encoding PAS domain-containing protein — encoded protein: MESNSKSSFTDVDQLTAELERLRDENNRLRAENSKLHHREAILVQKARLLTLITKATRVGIWTWNVKTDDVHWSDECYQLMGLEPEDTQLTISLWRKCIHTDDHSQLTDVSTASAEGNSFGDYEYRVVWPDGTTRWISEKARLFRDLDGMPGEMLGGVMIDVTDRKLAEVALQESEHRYRTISEITSDYTYSLRVCPDKTLELEWVTEAMFRILGYPKEIISQPENWWQFIHPDDRVLFHQTGESIWAGRPIVRELRMVTIQGQIRWVRDHVRPILDSNQHLVRIIGATQDITEQKFAIEALRRSEAQIRQIIDVIPGAVFQLQETENQPPVFSFVSAQAYDLLGWSTQEIRQLPILGHPLIHADDLELAYRTYLEARQASTTFDLEFRILTRSQAYKWVRTCAVPLKKSPQVVEWVGISFDISRQKENEDDLRYHRELFETIYTSSTDAIFLADTQTDCIIDCNQRGVELFEYPNKTDMIGLRTQTLHKTPLPEVENLNLRSEIQGGQTATSEFEYVTSSGRVFWGSLAIKMISVGGKRLNLVRITDITNRKRIEEEQYKIAKLESLGVLAGGIAHDFNNLLTAIIGNVELVRSFVTNPQKVLARLDAVQRASDRAKGLARQLLTFAKGGVPVREITSLEHFVRDTIVFSLHGSNIHASFEFDPNLWLAEIDPGQMGQVFQNLALNARDAMPMGGELRVQGENIVLAETGQYPLTPGTYIKISVIDHGIGINPEHLPKIFDPYFSTKETGHGLGLAIAYFVVKKHNGYITVRSEAGIGTQFDIFLPASGNSEKPDPSRLLTDSTALKPLNSKRILIMDDEEIVRETTREMLEALGYEIEVTRDGIEAIVCYGKALEARRPFSGVILDLTVPGSMGGQETLVKLRLIDPQVKAIVCSGYSNDPILADCTRYGFSGKLVKPFSLTSLEEACRVFAVPDSRGSDQV